From one Neofelis nebulosa isolate mNeoNeb1 chromosome 4, mNeoNeb1.pri, whole genome shotgun sequence genomic stretch:
- the PHF7 gene encoding PHD finger protein 7 isoform X3, translated as MKTIKEKKKERQRLRKSAKTRRVTQRKPSSGPVCRLCLREPGDPEKLGEFLQKDNLSVHYFCLILSSKLPQRGQSNRGFHGFLPEDIKKEAARASRKICFVCKKKGAAINCQKDQCVRNFHLPCGQERGCLSQFFGEYKSFCGKHRPTQDIQQGKAGEESCVLCCEDLSQASVENIQSPCCSQTVYHRKCIQKYAHTSAKHFFKCPQCNNREEFPQEMLRMGIHIPDRDAAWELEPGAFSELYQRYQHCDAPICLYEQGRDSFEDEGRWRLILCATCGSHGTHRDCSSLRANSKKWECEECAPSAEATGSHPGYHIALSRHVSLGSSWL; from the exons ATGAAGactattaaagaaaagaagaaggaacgTCAAAGACTGAG AAAATCTGCCAAGACAAGGAGGGTAACCCAAAGGAAGCCGTCTTCAGGGCCTG TTTGCCGGCTATGCCTTCGAGAACCTGGGGATCCCGAAAAACTGGGGGAATTTCTTCAGAAAGACAATCTCAGCGTGCATTATTTTTGTCTT ATCCTATCTAGCAAGCTGCCTCAGAGAGGCCAGTCCAACAGAGGTTTCCATGGATTCTTGCCGGAAGACATCAAAAAGGAGGCAGCCCGGGCTTCTAGGAAG ATCTGCTTTGTGTGCAAGAAAAAGGGAGCTGCCATCAACTGCCAGAAGGATCAATGCGTCAGAAACTTCCATCTTCCTTGTGGCCAAGAAAGGGGTTGCCTTTCACAATTTTTTGGAGAGTACAA ATCATTTTGTGGAAAACATCGCCCAACACAGGACATCcagcaggggaaggcaggggaggaaagCTGTGTCTTATGTTGTGAAGACTTATCCCAAGCAAGTGTTGAAAACATCCAGAGTCCATGTTGTAGTCAAACTGTCTACCACCGCAAGTGCATACAG AAATATGCCCACACATCAGCAAAGCATTTCTTCAAATGTCCACAGTGTAACAATCGAGAAGAGTTTCCTCAAGAAATGCTAAGAATGGGAATTCATATTCCAGACAG AGATGCTGCCTGGGAACTCGAGCCAGGGGCTTTCTCGGAGTTGTACCAGCGCTACCAACATTGTGATGCCCCCATCTGTCTGTATGAACAAGGCAGAGACAGCTTTGAGGACGAAGG GAGATGGCGCCTCATTCTGTGTGCTACATGCGGATCCCACGGAACTCATAGAGACTGCTCTTCGCTTAGAGCCAACAGTAAGAAATGGGAGTGTGAAGAGTGTGCACCTTCTGCTGAAGCCACAG gatcccatccaggataccacattgcaTTGAGTCGTCATGTCTCCCTAGGTTCCTCTTGGCTGTAA
- the PHF7 gene encoding PHD finger protein 7 isoform X1 codes for MKTIKEKKKERQRLRKSAKTRRVTQRKPSSGPVCRLCLREPGDPEKLGEFLQKDNLSVHYFCLILSSKLPQRGQSNRGFHGFLPEDIKKEAARASRKICFVCKKKGAAINCQKDQCVRNFHLPCGQERGCLSQFFGEYKSFCGKHRPTQDIQQGKAGEESCVLCCEDLSQASVENIQSPCCSQTVYHRKCIQKYAHTSAKHFFKCPQCNNREEFPQEMLRMGIHIPDRDAAWELEPGAFSELYQRYQHCDAPICLYEQGRDSFEDEGRWRLILCATCGSHGTHRDCSSLRANSKKWECEECAPSAEATDHTLENSGAIPCCSSTFHSGGHFCRDTSLEENPGPSCTDWPGPYLLEKPESSGGRRGHSWQSKGVKITKSGKKSK; via the exons ATGAAGactattaaagaaaagaagaaggaacgTCAAAGACTGAG AAAATCTGCCAAGACAAGGAGGGTAACCCAAAGGAAGCCGTCTTCAGGGCCTG TTTGCCGGCTATGCCTTCGAGAACCTGGGGATCCCGAAAAACTGGGGGAATTTCTTCAGAAAGACAATCTCAGCGTGCATTATTTTTGTCTT ATCCTATCTAGCAAGCTGCCTCAGAGAGGCCAGTCCAACAGAGGTTTCCATGGATTCTTGCCGGAAGACATCAAAAAGGAGGCAGCCCGGGCTTCTAGGAAG ATCTGCTTTGTGTGCAAGAAAAAGGGAGCTGCCATCAACTGCCAGAAGGATCAATGCGTCAGAAACTTCCATCTTCCTTGTGGCCAAGAAAGGGGTTGCCTTTCACAATTTTTTGGAGAGTACAA ATCATTTTGTGGAAAACATCGCCCAACACAGGACATCcagcaggggaaggcaggggaggaaagCTGTGTCTTATGTTGTGAAGACTTATCCCAAGCAAGTGTTGAAAACATCCAGAGTCCATGTTGTAGTCAAACTGTCTACCACCGCAAGTGCATACAG AAATATGCCCACACATCAGCAAAGCATTTCTTCAAATGTCCACAGTGTAACAATCGAGAAGAGTTTCCTCAAGAAATGCTAAGAATGGGAATTCATATTCCAGACAG AGATGCTGCCTGGGAACTCGAGCCAGGGGCTTTCTCGGAGTTGTACCAGCGCTACCAACATTGTGATGCCCCCATCTGTCTGTATGAACAAGGCAGAGACAGCTTTGAGGACGAAGG GAGATGGCGCCTCATTCTGTGTGCTACATGCGGATCCCACGGAACTCATAGAGACTGCTCTTCGCTTAGAGCCAACAGTAAGAAATGGGAGTGTGAAGAGTGTGCACCTTCTGCTGAAGCCACAG ACCACACACTTGAAAACTCAGGTGCCATCCCTTGCTGCAGCAGCACCTTCCACTCCGGGGGGCATTTCTGCAGAGACACCAGCCTAGAAGAGAACCCAGGCCCTTCTTGTACTGATTGGCCAGGACCTTACTTACTAGAAAAACCAGAGTCCTCTGGTGGCAGGAGGGGCCACTCCTGGCAGTCCAAGGGTGTCAAAATCACTAAGAGCGGCAAAAAATCCAAGTAA
- the PHF7 gene encoding PHD finger protein 7 isoform X2 — protein sequence MKTIKEKKKERQRLRKSAKTRRVTQRKPSSGPVCRLCLREPGDPEKLGEFLQKDNLSVHYFCLILSSKLPQRGQSNRGFHGFLPEDIKKEAARASRKICFVCKKKGAAINCQKDQCVRNFHLPCGQERGCLSQFFGEYKSFCGKHRPTQDIQQGKAGEESCVLCCEDLSQASVENIQSPCCSQTVYHRKCIQKYAHTSAKHFFKCPQCNNREEFPQEMLRMGIHIPDRRWRLILCATCGSHGTHRDCSSLRANSKKWECEECAPSAEATDHTLENSGAIPCCSSTFHSGGHFCRDTSLEENPGPSCTDWPGPYLLEKPESSGGRRGHSWQSKGVKITKSGKKSK from the exons ATGAAGactattaaagaaaagaagaaggaacgTCAAAGACTGAG AAAATCTGCCAAGACAAGGAGGGTAACCCAAAGGAAGCCGTCTTCAGGGCCTG TTTGCCGGCTATGCCTTCGAGAACCTGGGGATCCCGAAAAACTGGGGGAATTTCTTCAGAAAGACAATCTCAGCGTGCATTATTTTTGTCTT ATCCTATCTAGCAAGCTGCCTCAGAGAGGCCAGTCCAACAGAGGTTTCCATGGATTCTTGCCGGAAGACATCAAAAAGGAGGCAGCCCGGGCTTCTAGGAAG ATCTGCTTTGTGTGCAAGAAAAAGGGAGCTGCCATCAACTGCCAGAAGGATCAATGCGTCAGAAACTTCCATCTTCCTTGTGGCCAAGAAAGGGGTTGCCTTTCACAATTTTTTGGAGAGTACAA ATCATTTTGTGGAAAACATCGCCCAACACAGGACATCcagcaggggaaggcaggggaggaaagCTGTGTCTTATGTTGTGAAGACTTATCCCAAGCAAGTGTTGAAAACATCCAGAGTCCATGTTGTAGTCAAACTGTCTACCACCGCAAGTGCATACAG AAATATGCCCACACATCAGCAAAGCATTTCTTCAAATGTCCACAGTGTAACAATCGAGAAGAGTTTCCTCAAGAAATGCTAAGAATGGGAATTCATATTCCAGACAG GAGATGGCGCCTCATTCTGTGTGCTACATGCGGATCCCACGGAACTCATAGAGACTGCTCTTCGCTTAGAGCCAACAGTAAGAAATGGGAGTGTGAAGAGTGTGCACCTTCTGCTGAAGCCACAG ACCACACACTTGAAAACTCAGGTGCCATCCCTTGCTGCAGCAGCACCTTCCACTCCGGGGGGCATTTCTGCAGAGACACCAGCCTAGAAGAGAACCCAGGCCCTTCTTGTACTGATTGGCCAGGACCTTACTTACTAGAAAAACCAGAGTCCTCTGGTGGCAGGAGGGGCCACTCCTGGCAGTCCAAGGGTGTCAAAATCACTAAGAGCGGCAAAAAATCCAAGTAA
- the BAP1 gene encoding ubiquitin carboxyl-terminal hydrolase BAP1 isoform X1, which yields MNKGWLELESDPGLFTLLVEDFGVKGVQVEEIYDLQSKCQGPVYGFIFLFKWIEERRSRRKVSTLVDDTSVIDDDIVNNMFFAHQLIPNSCATHALLSVLLNCSNVDLGPTLSRMKDFTKGFSPESKGYAIGNAPELAKAHNSHARPEPRHLPEKQNGLSAVRTMEAFHFVSYVPITGRLFELDGLKVYPIDHGPWGEDEEWTDKARRVIMERIGLATAGEPYHDIRFNLMAVVPDRRIKYEARLHVLKVNRQTVLEALQQLIRVTQPELIQTHKSQEPQLPEESKPASSKSPLALEAGRAPAASEGTHTDGVEDVAGSCPQAPSHSPPSKPKLVVKPPGSSLNGVPPNPTPIVQRLPAFLDNHNYAKSPMQEEEDLAAGVGRSRAPVRPPQQYSDDEDDYEDDEDDDVQNTNSAIRYKRKGPGKPGPLSGSGDGQLSVLQPNTINVLAEKLKESQKDLSIPLSIKTSSGAASPAVAVPTHPQPSPTPSNESTDTASEIGSAFNSPLRSPIRSANPTRPSSPVTSHISKVLFGEDDSLLRVDCIRYNRAVRDLGPVISTGLLHLAEDGVLSPLALTECGKGSSPCSRPSQGSQGSSSPEEKEVVESADGREKPGLARPGEPLSGEKYSPKELLALLKCVEAEIANYEACLKEEVEKRKKFKIDDQRRTHNYDEFICTFISMLAQEGMLANLVEQNISVRRRQGVSIGRLHKQRKPDRRKRSRPYKAKRQ from the exons ATGAATAAGGGCTGGCTGGAGCTGGAGAGCGACCCTG GCCTCTTCACCCTCCTCGTGGAAGATTTCG GTGTCAAAGGGGTGCAGGTGGAAGAGATCTATGACCTTCAGAGCAAATGCCAGGG CCCAGTGTATGGATTCATCTTCCTGTTCAAATGGATCGAAGAGCGCCGATCCCGTCGCAAGGTCTCTACCTTGGTGGATGATACGTCTGTGATTGATGATGATATTGTGAATAACATGTTCTTTGCCCATCAG CTGATCCCCAACTCTTGTGCCACTCATGCCCTGCTGAGCGTGCTCCTGAACTGCAGCAATGTGGACCTGGGTCCCACCCTGAGTCGCATGAAGGATTTCACCAAAGGCTTCAGCCCTGAG agCAAAGGATATGCGATTGGCAATGCCCCAGAGTTGGCCAAAGCACATAATAGCCATGCCAG GCCTGAGCCACGCCACCTCCCTGAGAAGCAGAATGGCCTCAGTGCAGTGCGGACCATGGAGGCATTCCACTTTGTCAGCTATGTGCCTATCACAGGCCGGCTTTTTGAGCTGGATGGGCTGAAGGTCTACCCCATTGACCATG GGCCCTGGGGGGAGGATGAGGAGTGGACAGACAAGGCCCGGCGGGTCATCATGGAGCGTATCGGCCTCGCCACCGCAGG GGAGCCCTACCATGACATCCGCTTCAACCTGATGGCGGTGGTGCCCGACCGCAGGATCAAGTATGAGGCCAGGCTGCATGTGCTAAAGGTGAACCGTCAGACAGTACTGGAGGCCCTGCAGCAG CTGATTAGGGTGACGCAGCCAGAGCTGATTCAGACCCACAAGTCTCAAGAGCCACAGCTGCCTGAGGAGTCCAAACCAGCCAGCAGCAAGTCCCCTCTGGCGCTGGAGGCAGGCAGGGCCCCAGCAGCCTCTGAGGGCACTCACACAG ATGGTGTGGAGGACGTGGCTGGTTCATGCCCCCAGGCCCCAAGCCACAGCCCTCCCAGCAAACCTAAGCTGGTGGTGAAGCCTCCAGGGAGCAGCCTCAACGGGGTTCCTCCCAACCCCACTCCCATTGTTCAGCGGCTGCCGGCCTTTCTGGACAATCACAACTATGCCAAGTCCCCCATGCAG gAGGAGGAAGACCTGGCAGCAGGTGTGGGCCGCAGCCGAGCTCCAGTCCGCCCGCCCCAGCAGTACTCGGATGATGAGGACGACTACGAGGATGATGAGGACGACGATGTGCAGAACACCAACTCTGCCATCAG GTACAAGCGAAAGGGGCCAGGGAAGCCAGGACCACTGAGCGGCTCTGGGGACGGGCAGCTGTCAGTGCTGCAGCCCAACACCATCAATGTCTTGGCCGAAAAGCTCAAAGAGTCCCAGAAAGACCTCTCAATTCCTCTGTCCATCAAGACCAGCAGCGGGGCCGCGAGCCCAGCCGTGGCGGTTCCTACACACCCGCAGCCCTCGCCCACCCCCAGCAACGAGAGCACGGACACAGCCTCCGAGATTGGCAGTGCTTTCAACTCGCCTCTGCGGTCGCCCATTCGCTCAGCTAACCCGACGCGGCCCTCCAGCCCTGTCACCTCCCACATCTCCAAGGTGCTTTTTGGAGAGGATGACAGCCTGCTGCGTGTTGACTGCATCCGCTACAATCGTGCTGTGCGAGACCTGGGTCCTGTCATCAGCACAGGCCTGCTGCATCTTGCTGAGGATGGTGTGCTGAGTCCTCTGGCACTGACAG AGTGTGGGAAGGGTTCCTCGCCCTGCAGCAGACCAAGCCAAGGCAGCCAGGGCTCCAGCAGCCCCGAAGAAAAGGAGGTGGTGGAATCTGCAGACGGCAGAGAGAAGCCTGGGTTGGCCAGGCCCGGGGAGCCCTTGAGCGGGGAGAAGTACTCACCCAAG GAGCTGCTGGCACTGTTGAAGTGTGTGGAAGCAGAGATCGCAAACTATGAGGCCTGCCTCAAGGAGGaagtggagaagaggaagaagttcAAG ATTGACGACCAGAGAAGGACCCACAACTACGATGAGTTCATCTGTACCTTCATCTCCATGCTGGCCCAGGAAG GCATGCTGGCCAACCTGGTGGAACAGAACATCTCAGTGCGGCGGCGCCAAGGGGTCAGCATCGGCCGGCTCCACAAGCAGCGGAAACCTGACCGGCGGAAACGCTCGCGCCCTTACAAGGCCAAGCGCCAGTGA
- the BAP1 gene encoding ubiquitin carboxyl-terminal hydrolase BAP1 isoform X2 codes for MPGLIPNSCATHALLSVLLNCSNVDLGPTLSRMKDFTKGFSPESKGYAIGNAPELAKAHNSHARPEPRHLPEKQNGLSAVRTMEAFHFVSYVPITGRLFELDGLKVYPIDHGPWGEDEEWTDKARRVIMERIGLATAGEPYHDIRFNLMAVVPDRRIKYEARLHVLKVNRQTVLEALQQLIRVTQPELIQTHKSQEPQLPEESKPASSKSPLALEAGRAPAASEGTHTDGVEDVAGSCPQAPSHSPPSKPKLVVKPPGSSLNGVPPNPTPIVQRLPAFLDNHNYAKSPMQEEEDLAAGVGRSRAPVRPPQQYSDDEDDYEDDEDDDVQNTNSAIRYKRKGPGKPGPLSGSGDGQLSVLQPNTINVLAEKLKESQKDLSIPLSIKTSSGAASPAVAVPTHPQPSPTPSNESTDTASEIGSAFNSPLRSPIRSANPTRPSSPVTSHISKVLFGEDDSLLRVDCIRYNRAVRDLGPVISTGLLHLAEDGVLSPLALTECGKGSSPCSRPSQGSQGSSSPEEKEVVESADGREKPGLARPGEPLSGEKYSPKELLALLKCVEAEIANYEACLKEEVEKRKKFKIDDQRRTHNYDEFICTFISMLAQEGMLANLVEQNISVRRRQGVSIGRLHKQRKPDRRKRSRPYKAKRQ; via the exons ATGCCAGGG CTGATCCCCAACTCTTGTGCCACTCATGCCCTGCTGAGCGTGCTCCTGAACTGCAGCAATGTGGACCTGGGTCCCACCCTGAGTCGCATGAAGGATTTCACCAAAGGCTTCAGCCCTGAG agCAAAGGATATGCGATTGGCAATGCCCCAGAGTTGGCCAAAGCACATAATAGCCATGCCAG GCCTGAGCCACGCCACCTCCCTGAGAAGCAGAATGGCCTCAGTGCAGTGCGGACCATGGAGGCATTCCACTTTGTCAGCTATGTGCCTATCACAGGCCGGCTTTTTGAGCTGGATGGGCTGAAGGTCTACCCCATTGACCATG GGCCCTGGGGGGAGGATGAGGAGTGGACAGACAAGGCCCGGCGGGTCATCATGGAGCGTATCGGCCTCGCCACCGCAGG GGAGCCCTACCATGACATCCGCTTCAACCTGATGGCGGTGGTGCCCGACCGCAGGATCAAGTATGAGGCCAGGCTGCATGTGCTAAAGGTGAACCGTCAGACAGTACTGGAGGCCCTGCAGCAG CTGATTAGGGTGACGCAGCCAGAGCTGATTCAGACCCACAAGTCTCAAGAGCCACAGCTGCCTGAGGAGTCCAAACCAGCCAGCAGCAAGTCCCCTCTGGCGCTGGAGGCAGGCAGGGCCCCAGCAGCCTCTGAGGGCACTCACACAG ATGGTGTGGAGGACGTGGCTGGTTCATGCCCCCAGGCCCCAAGCCACAGCCCTCCCAGCAAACCTAAGCTGGTGGTGAAGCCTCCAGGGAGCAGCCTCAACGGGGTTCCTCCCAACCCCACTCCCATTGTTCAGCGGCTGCCGGCCTTTCTGGACAATCACAACTATGCCAAGTCCCCCATGCAG gAGGAGGAAGACCTGGCAGCAGGTGTGGGCCGCAGCCGAGCTCCAGTCCGCCCGCCCCAGCAGTACTCGGATGATGAGGACGACTACGAGGATGATGAGGACGACGATGTGCAGAACACCAACTCTGCCATCAG GTACAAGCGAAAGGGGCCAGGGAAGCCAGGACCACTGAGCGGCTCTGGGGACGGGCAGCTGTCAGTGCTGCAGCCCAACACCATCAATGTCTTGGCCGAAAAGCTCAAAGAGTCCCAGAAAGACCTCTCAATTCCTCTGTCCATCAAGACCAGCAGCGGGGCCGCGAGCCCAGCCGTGGCGGTTCCTACACACCCGCAGCCCTCGCCCACCCCCAGCAACGAGAGCACGGACACAGCCTCCGAGATTGGCAGTGCTTTCAACTCGCCTCTGCGGTCGCCCATTCGCTCAGCTAACCCGACGCGGCCCTCCAGCCCTGTCACCTCCCACATCTCCAAGGTGCTTTTTGGAGAGGATGACAGCCTGCTGCGTGTTGACTGCATCCGCTACAATCGTGCTGTGCGAGACCTGGGTCCTGTCATCAGCACAGGCCTGCTGCATCTTGCTGAGGATGGTGTGCTGAGTCCTCTGGCACTGACAG AGTGTGGGAAGGGTTCCTCGCCCTGCAGCAGACCAAGCCAAGGCAGCCAGGGCTCCAGCAGCCCCGAAGAAAAGGAGGTGGTGGAATCTGCAGACGGCAGAGAGAAGCCTGGGTTGGCCAGGCCCGGGGAGCCCTTGAGCGGGGAGAAGTACTCACCCAAG GAGCTGCTGGCACTGTTGAAGTGTGTGGAAGCAGAGATCGCAAACTATGAGGCCTGCCTCAAGGAGGaagtggagaagaggaagaagttcAAG ATTGACGACCAGAGAAGGACCCACAACTACGATGAGTTCATCTGTACCTTCATCTCCATGCTGGCCCAGGAAG GCATGCTGGCCAACCTGGTGGAACAGAACATCTCAGTGCGGCGGCGCCAAGGGGTCAGCATCGGCCGGCTCCACAAGCAGCGGAAACCTGACCGGCGGAAACGCTCGCGCCCTTACAAGGCCAAGCGCCAGTGA